A part of Pararoseomonas sp. SCSIO 73927 genomic DNA contains:
- a CDS encoding acetate--CoA ligase family protein, with translation MSALGALLRPRSVAVVGASADMGKMTGRPVGYLQKYGFTGEIWPVNPRAESIAGLRCYPDVASLPGAPDAAIVLLGPDRAEAAVRDLAAKGCQAAIVLASGYGEANEEGARRQAALKEAAGGMRLLGPNTIGLVNLTDGMMLSATGALEVGALPAGRISVVSQSGGILGSLLSRAADRGIGFAKLVSTGNEADIDSSDMIEHLVEDEATDVIAVYMEGLRRPEAFKRAARRAAELGKPIVVYKVGRSDSGARAATSHTGALAGADRVYDALFRQYGVIRAESFTDLLDIPAALVPGRLMEGGRVAILTSTGGAGTLLADNCGLAGIEVPVPDEATTNRLAALLKEDPAAIGRNPVDVTLAGLRPDLFRGAIDALLDSPSYDAVMVVIGSSALATPDIVAGAILDCQARSGKPILAYVSPHAPHLVRLLNGKGIPAFATPESSASVLRALRRREAPPAAPASPEDPSVLAGLPSGNLNEAESKALFARFGVPVTREQAAPDAAGAEAAARALGGEVVLKILSRAIAHKSDLGGVKVGLTAEEVPAACAAMLERLRAAGAPAPEGFLVQERVRGGVEMILGFHRDPQLGPVLLLGSGGVAAELFQDTALRLLPVTRADAEAMVGELKAAALLRGYRGAAPADVPALIDAVMAFAAMAGAAGERLLEAEINPLFVLPEGQGARAVDGLAVLG, from the coding sequence GTGAGCGCCCTTGGCGCCCTGCTGCGGCCGCGCAGCGTCGCGGTCGTCGGCGCTTCCGCCGACATGGGCAAGATGACGGGCCGCCCCGTCGGCTACCTGCAGAAATACGGGTTCACCGGCGAGATCTGGCCGGTGAACCCGCGCGCGGAGAGCATCGCGGGGCTGCGCTGCTATCCCGACGTCGCGTCCCTTCCCGGCGCGCCGGACGCCGCCATCGTGCTGCTCGGCCCGGATCGCGCCGAGGCGGCGGTGCGGGACCTCGCGGCCAAGGGCTGCCAGGCCGCCATCGTCCTGGCCAGCGGCTACGGCGAGGCGAACGAGGAGGGCGCGCGCCGCCAGGCCGCGCTGAAGGAGGCGGCGGGCGGGATGCGCCTGCTCGGCCCCAACACCATCGGCCTCGTCAACCTGACGGACGGGATGATGCTCTCCGCCACCGGGGCGCTGGAGGTGGGCGCGCTGCCCGCCGGACGAATCTCCGTGGTGTCGCAGAGCGGCGGCATCCTCGGCTCCCTCCTCTCTCGCGCCGCCGACCGCGGCATCGGCTTCGCCAAGCTCGTCTCCACGGGGAACGAGGCCGATATCGACAGCAGCGACATGATCGAGCACCTCGTCGAGGACGAGGCGACGGACGTGATCGCCGTGTACATGGAAGGGCTGCGGCGCCCGGAGGCCTTCAAGCGCGCCGCCCGCCGCGCGGCGGAGCTCGGTAAGCCGATCGTCGTCTACAAGGTCGGCCGCTCCGATTCCGGCGCCCGCGCCGCCACCTCCCACACCGGCGCCCTGGCTGGCGCGGACCGGGTCTATGACGCGCTGTTCCGCCAGTACGGCGTGATCCGGGCGGAAAGCTTCACCGACCTGCTGGACATCCCCGCCGCGCTGGTGCCCGGCCGCCTCATGGAGGGCGGGCGCGTCGCCATCCTCACCTCCACCGGCGGCGCCGGCACGCTGCTGGCCGATAATTGCGGCCTGGCCGGCATCGAGGTGCCGGTGCCGGACGAGGCGACCACGAACCGCCTCGCCGCGCTGCTGAAGGAGGACCCGGCGGCCATCGGGCGCAACCCCGTGGACGTGACCCTGGCCGGGCTGCGGCCGGACCTGTTCCGCGGCGCCATCGACGCGCTGCTGGACAGCCCCTCCTACGACGCCGTCATGGTGGTCATCGGCTCCTCCGCCCTCGCCACGCCCGACATCGTCGCCGGCGCCATCCTCGACTGCCAGGCGCGCAGCGGGAAGCCGATCCTGGCCTATGTCAGCCCCCACGCGCCGCACCTCGTGCGGCTGCTGAACGGCAAGGGCATCCCCGCCTTCGCGACGCCGGAGAGCAGCGCCTCCGTCCTGCGGGCGCTGCGCCGGCGCGAGGCCCCGCCCGCCGCGCCCGCATCCCCCGAAGACCCTTCCGTGCTGGCGGGCCTTCCTTCCGGCAACTTGAACGAGGCCGAGAGCAAGGCCCTCTTCGCCCGCTTCGGCGTGCCGGTGACGCGGGAGCAAGCCGCCCCCGACGCCGCGGGCGCGGAGGCCGCGGCGCGCGCCCTGGGCGGAGAGGTGGTGCTGAAGATCCTGTCCCGGGCCATTGCCCACAAGAGCGACCTGGGCGGCGTGAAGGTCGGCCTCACGGCCGAGGAGGTCCCCGCTGCCTGCGCCGCGATGCTGGAACGGCTCCGCGCCGCCGGCGCCCCGGCGCCCGAAGGCTTCCTCGTGCAGGAACGCGTGCGCGGCGGGGTGGAGATGATCCTCGGCTTCCACCGGGACCCGCAGCTCGGCCCGGTCCTCCTCCTCGGCTCCGGCGGTGTCGCGGCGGAACTGTTCCAGGACACTGCCCTGCGCCTGCTGCCCGTCACCCGCGCGGACGCGGAGGCGATGGTGGGGGAGCTGAAGGCCGCCGCCCTGCTGCGCGGCTATCGCGGCGCGGCACCGGCCGATGTTCCCGCCCTGATCGATGCCGTGATGGCCTTCGCGGCCATGGCCGGCGCGGCGGGGGAGCGGCTGCTGGAGGCGGAGATCAACCCGCTTTTCGTGCTGCCGGAAGGGCAGGGCGCGCGGGCGGTGGACGGGCTGGCCGTGCTGGGCTGA
- a CDS encoding enoyl-CoA hydratase/isomerase family protein — translation MTPANPESDAILLEAEGPVATLTLNRPKARNAIDDAMRADLMAALDHVARTDSVKALVITGAGKGFCAGGDVKSMQARLSVPPGEVALNGWRRQQRTHHAISMLHALPKPTIAAVNGAATGLGCDVALCCDFIIASEEARFAMTYILRGLIPDGGGMYFLPRRVGLPKAKELIFTGRTVEPEEALRLGMIDRVTGAETLVADAQAWAAELGKGAPAALALSKGILDATFELPVEQVFAMGSQAQAICYSSREHQESVAAFLEGVAQRRAAKEKGEAP, via the coding sequence ATGACCCCCGCCAATCCCGAATCCGACGCCATCCTGCTGGAGGCGGAGGGCCCCGTCGCCACGCTGACGCTGAACCGCCCGAAGGCGCGCAACGCCATCGACGACGCCATGCGCGCCGACCTGATGGCCGCGCTGGACCACGTGGCGCGCACGGATTCCGTCAAGGCGCTGGTGATCACCGGCGCCGGGAAGGGCTTCTGCGCGGGCGGCGACGTGAAATCGATGCAGGCGCGCCTCTCCGTGCCGCCGGGCGAGGTGGCGCTGAACGGCTGGCGCCGGCAGCAGCGCACGCACCACGCCATCTCCATGCTGCACGCCCTGCCGAAGCCCACCATCGCCGCGGTGAACGGCGCGGCCACCGGGCTGGGCTGCGACGTGGCGCTGTGCTGCGACTTCATCATCGCCTCCGAGGAGGCGCGCTTCGCCATGACCTACATCCTGCGCGGCCTGATCCCCGATGGCGGCGGCATGTACTTCCTGCCGCGCCGCGTGGGGCTGCCGAAGGCGAAGGAGCTGATCTTCACCGGCCGCACGGTGGAGCCGGAGGAGGCGCTCCGCCTCGGCATGATCGACCGCGTCACGGGTGCGGAGACGCTGGTGGCGGATGCCCAGGCCTGGGCGGCGGAACTCGGCAAGGGGGCGCCCGCGGCGCTCGCGCTGAGCAAGGGCATCCTGGACGCCACCTTCGAGCTGCCGGTGGAGCAGGTCTTCGCCATGGGCAGCCAGGCTCAGGCCATCTGCTACAGCTCCCGCGAGCACCAGGAATCCGTCGCCGCCTTCCTGGAGGGCGTGGCCCAGCGCCGCGCCGCCAAGGAGAAGGGGGAGGCGCCGTGA
- a CDS encoding D-2-hydroxyacid dehydrogenase family protein, whose translation MSAALPLRRIVVLDDFGDAARDSADWGGLPVEFLHDHPAEEEQARRLADADAIVLIRERTALTASLIARLPALRLVVTAGMRNRVLDMAACEARGIAVCGTDSRGSPTVELTWGLILALARMIPAQEALLRAGGWQRGAGLGMEGATLGIAGLGRIGAGVAAIGRAFGMRLLAWSPNMTEATAREAGAELVDKAGLFGRSDIVTLHLGLGPSTRGIVGAVEIGAMRRGALLVNTARGPLVDQSALIAALESGHLGGAAIDTHEPEPMTPDDPIRRAPNTILTPHLGYVTRQNFRLYFEGAVDCLHAWNRGAPLPRPLNDAARQPRGADA comes from the coding sequence ATGAGCGCCGCCCTGCCCTTGCGGCGCATCGTCGTCCTCGACGACTTCGGCGATGCCGCGCGGGATTCGGCGGATTGGGGAGGCCTTCCCGTCGAGTTCCTCCACGACCACCCGGCGGAGGAGGAACAGGCAAGGCGCCTGGCCGATGCCGACGCGATCGTCCTGATCCGGGAACGCACGGCGCTCACCGCCTCTCTGATCGCGCGGCTGCCGGCGCTGCGCCTCGTCGTCACCGCCGGAATGCGGAACCGCGTGCTGGACATGGCGGCCTGCGAGGCGCGCGGCATCGCCGTGTGCGGCACGGATTCCCGCGGCTCGCCCACGGTGGAGCTGACCTGGGGGCTGATCCTGGCGCTCGCCCGCATGATCCCGGCGCAGGAGGCGCTGCTGCGCGCGGGCGGCTGGCAGCGCGGCGCCGGGCTGGGGATGGAGGGCGCGACGCTCGGCATCGCCGGGCTCGGCCGCATCGGCGCGGGGGTGGCCGCCATCGGCCGCGCCTTCGGTATGCGGCTGCTGGCCTGGAGCCCGAATATGACGGAGGCGACGGCGCGGGAGGCCGGGGCGGAACTCGTGGACAAGGCCGGGCTCTTCGGGCGCTCCGACATCGTCACCCTGCATCTCGGCCTCGGCCCCTCCACCCGCGGCATCGTGGGCGCGGTGGAGATTGGTGCCATGCGGCGCGGCGCATTGCTGGTGAACACCGCGCGCGGGCCGCTGGTGGACCAGTCGGCGTTGATCGCTGCGCTAGAGAGCGGGCATCTCGGCGGCGCCGCCATCGACACGCACGAGCCGGAGCCGATGACGCCGGACGACCCGATCCGGCGCGCGCCCAACACGATCCTGACGCCGCATCTCGGCTACGTCACCCGGCAGAACTTCCGCCTCTACTTCGAGGGCGCGGTGGACTGCCTGCACGCCTGGAACCGCGGCGCCCCCCTGCCGCGGCCGCTGAACGACGCCGCACGCCAACCGCGAGGAGCCGACGCATGA
- a CDS encoding SDR family oxidoreductase yields MRAHDAPIVRRSCLAGLGAMTVAACTARAPGAAGDPRPGWGPPDMPPQAGRGFLVTGGTSGIGYESSKALAAAGAEVVIAARSRERGEEAIAAIRQEVPGARLRFEKLDLADLASVRALAARLPEALPRLDGLLNNAGVMEPPERGTSADGYETQFAVNYLGHFALTAELLPMLRRAEAPRVVTLSSIAARYGAINFEDLQFAQRYDASAAYGQSKLACLLFALELQRRSEAGGWGIRSIASHPGLSRTNLQAGHGPFRRALRVLFQPAAQGALPTLYAATAPEARGGGYYGPNGFLEARGAVGAAEVPAAAADGGAAARLWTISEALSGARFPSAIG; encoded by the coding sequence GTGCGTGCGCACGACGCCCCGATCGTCAGAAGGTCCTGCCTTGCCGGGCTGGGCGCGATGACGGTCGCCGCCTGCACCGCGCGCGCCCCGGGCGCGGCCGGCGATCCCCGGCCGGGCTGGGGCCCGCCCGACATGCCCCCGCAGGCCGGGCGAGGCTTCCTGGTGACCGGGGGGACGAGCGGGATCGGCTACGAGAGCAGCAAGGCCCTGGCGGCCGCGGGCGCCGAGGTCGTGATCGCGGCGCGCAGCCGGGAACGCGGCGAGGAGGCGATCGCGGCCATCCGGCAGGAGGTGCCCGGGGCGCGGCTGCGCTTCGAGAAGCTGGACCTCGCCGACCTCGCATCGGTCCGGGCCCTGGCCGCGCGCCTCCCCGAGGCGCTGCCCCGCCTGGACGGCCTGCTCAACAATGCCGGGGTGATGGAACCGCCGGAGCGCGGCACCTCGGCGGACGGGTACGAGACCCAGTTCGCCGTCAACTACCTCGGCCACTTCGCGCTGACCGCGGAGCTCCTGCCGATGCTGCGGCGGGCCGAGGCGCCGCGCGTCGTCACCCTGTCCAGCATCGCCGCCCGCTACGGCGCCATCAACTTCGAGGACCTGCAGTTCGCGCAGCGCTACGACGCCTCCGCCGCCTACGGCCAGTCGAAGCTGGCCTGCCTTCTCTTCGCGCTCGAGCTGCAGCGCCGCAGCGAGGCGGGGGGCTGGGGCATCCGGAGCATCGCGTCCCATCCCGGCCTCTCGCGCACCAACCTGCAGGCCGGGCACGGCCCCTTCCGCCGCGCCCTGCGGGTGTTGTTCCAGCCGGCCGCGCAGGGGGCGCTGCCGACGCTCTACGCCGCTACGGCGCCGGAGGCGCGGGGCGGCGGCTACTACGGGCCGAACGGCTTCCTGGAGGCGCGCGGCGCCGTCGGCGCCGCCGAGGTGCCGGCGGCGGCGGCCGACGGGGGGGCCGCCGCCCGCCTCTGGACGATCAGCGAGGCGCTGAGCGGGGCGCGCTTCCCGTCCGCCATCGGCTAG
- a CDS encoding tripartite tricarboxylate transporter substrate-binding protein: MMNRRAALRLVPALAALSPLGRPALAQAPRFPDRPLRLIIPFAAGGSNDIVGRVLSEGMGARLGQNIVVENRGGAGGILGNEIVAQAPKDGLTVLLGGSGSFLISSLVQPRVPYDIIRDFAPVGFVGSAPNVITVNPKVAARNLTELRDLARRSRPPLSYASPGVGTTGHTLGALLSLTFEAPMEHIPYRGTGPAITDVLAGRVDILTNAAAPLRPHIASGGLRALAVAAPRRLEILPEVPSTVEAGFPGVISSTWYGLLVPAGTPDDRIAALHGALSATLADAATKQRLAEEGVDIEPSAAPADFARLIAEEKARWQDVVTRANIRAE, encoded by the coding sequence ATGATGAACCGTCGCGCCGCCCTGCGGCTCGTGCCCGCGCTCGCGGCCCTCTCGCCGCTCGGCCGCCCGGCCCTGGCGCAGGCGCCCCGCTTTCCGGACCGCCCTCTGCGCCTGATCATCCCCTTCGCCGCCGGGGGCAGCAACGACATCGTCGGCCGCGTCCTGTCGGAGGGCATGGGCGCGCGGCTCGGCCAGAATATCGTGGTGGAGAACCGCGGCGGCGCCGGCGGGATCCTCGGGAACGAGATCGTGGCGCAGGCGCCGAAGGATGGCCTCACGGTCCTGCTCGGCGGCAGCGGCAGCTTCCTCATCAGCAGCCTCGTGCAGCCGCGCGTGCCCTACGATATCATCCGGGACTTCGCGCCGGTGGGCTTCGTCGGCAGCGCGCCGAACGTCATCACGGTGAACCCGAAGGTGGCGGCGCGGAACCTGACGGAACTGCGCGACCTCGCCCGCCGATCCAGGCCGCCGCTCTCCTATGCCAGCCCTGGGGTGGGCACCACCGGGCACACGCTCGGCGCGCTGCTCTCCCTCACCTTCGAGGCGCCGATGGAGCACATCCCCTATCGCGGGACGGGGCCGGCCATCACGGACGTGCTGGCGGGGCGGGTGGACATCCTCACCAACGCGGCGGCCCCGCTGCGGCCGCACATCGCCTCCGGCGGGCTGCGCGCCCTGGCCGTGGCGGCGCCGCGCCGGCTGGAGATCCTGCCGGAGGTGCCGAGCACGGTGGAGGCTGGCTTCCCCGGCGTCATCTCCTCCACCTGGTACGGGCTGCTGGTGCCCGCCGGCACGCCCGACGACCGGATCGCCGCGCTGCACGGCGCGCTGAGCGCCACCCTGGCGGACGCCGCGACGAAGCAGCGCTTGGCCGAGGAGGGCGTGGACATTGAGCCGAGCGCCGCGCCCGCCGACTTCGCCCGCCTAATCGCCGAGGAGAAGGCGCGCTGGCAGGATGTGGTCACCCGCGCGAACATCCGGGCCGAATGA
- a CDS encoding SDR family oxidoreductase — MTGTMLTNDGRTRHLGRRPALLALGTLAAAGLAPGGAVAQGAPGGAMAQGAPGGAAAQVAPKPDWSPAEMPSQRGRIFLVTGGTSGMGYEDARALAAAGARVVIAARNPQRGEEAIARIRQEVPGAELGFEAVDLAELASVRALAARLGGALPRLDGLINNAAIMAPPERGTSADGMEMQFATNYAGHFVLTAGLLPLLRRGSAPRVVTLSSIAIHRGRIDLEDLQSARAYDGFTAYAQSKLACLIFAIELQRRSEAAGWGVQSMAAHPGVAVTELVARGPGLDSEAGRQWSGMRERMQTAAQGALPTLYAATAPEARGGAYYGPTGPNEISGPLGLATVPAAARDPALAARLWAATEELTGTRFPPAGG, encoded by the coding sequence ATGACCGGAACGATGCTGACGAACGACGGCCGGACCCGTCACCTCGGGCGCCGGCCCGCCCTTCTCGCCCTCGGCACGCTGGCGGCTGCCGGCCTCGCGCCGGGCGGCGCGGTGGCACAGGGCGCGCCGGGCGGCGCGATGGCACAGGGCGCGCCGGGCGGCGCGGCGGCACAGGTCGCGCCGAAGCCCGATTGGAGCCCTGCCGAGATGCCCTCCCAGCGCGGGCGCATCTTCCTCGTCACGGGCGGGACCAGCGGCATGGGGTACGAGGACGCCCGGGCCCTGGCCGCCGCCGGGGCCCGCGTGGTGATCGCGGCGCGCAACCCGCAGCGGGGGGAGGAGGCGATCGCCCGGATCCGGCAGGAGGTCCCTGGGGCCGAGCTCGGGTTCGAGGCGGTGGACCTGGCCGAACTCGCCTCGGTCCGTGCGCTGGCCGCCCGTCTCGGCGGGGCGCTGCCGCGGCTCGACGGGCTGATCAACAACGCCGCGATCATGGCGCCGCCGGAGCGCGGCACCTCCGCCGACGGGATGGAGATGCAGTTCGCCACCAACTACGCCGGGCACTTCGTCCTGACGGCCGGGCTGCTCCCCCTGCTCCGCAGGGGCAGCGCGCCCCGGGTCGTCACCCTCTCCAGCATCGCCATCCACCGCGGCAGGATCGACCTCGAGGACCTGCAATCCGCGCGGGCCTATGACGGCTTCACGGCCTATGCCCAGTCGAAGCTGGCCTGCCTGATCTTCGCGATCGAGCTGCAGAGGCGCAGCGAGGCCGCGGGCTGGGGCGTCCAGAGCATGGCGGCCCATCCCGGCGTGGCGGTGACGGAACTCGTCGCGCGCGGGCCGGGGCTGGACAGCGAGGCCGGGCGCCAGTGGTCGGGCATGCGGGAGCGGATGCAGACCGCGGCCCAGGGCGCGCTGCCCACCCTCTACGCCGCCACGGCGCCGGAGGCCCGGGGCGGCGCCTATTACGGGCCGACGGGGCCGAACGAGATCAGCGGCCCGCTCGGCCTGGCAACGGTCCCGGCAGCCGCCCGCGACCCGGCGCTCGCGGCCCGGCTATGGGCGGCCACGGAGGAGCTGACCGGCACGCGCTTCCCTCCGGCCGGGGGCTGA
- a CDS encoding response regulator gives MTPMPHVLLVDDDEDILTLLTHFLQNHACRVSVARDGAEMFAVLEERGADVVVLDVMLPDESGFDLCRRLRATSSVPVIMLTAVSDHTDRVVGLEIGADDYLTKPFNSRELLARIKAVLRRGEGGSAPRPKDTRPMLSFGRWRLDITRRELRSDDNTLVPLSTGEFDLLLAFAEHPQRVLTRDILMDIARGESHAAFDRSIDVQVSRLRRKLEDSPKSPELIRTIRNGGYILMVPVSRS, from the coding sequence ATGACCCCGATGCCGCACGTCCTGCTCGTGGATGACGACGAGGATATCCTCACGCTCCTCACCCACTTTCTCCAGAACCACGCCTGCCGCGTCTCCGTCGCGCGGGACGGCGCGGAGATGTTCGCGGTGCTGGAGGAGCGCGGGGCAGACGTCGTCGTCCTCGACGTGATGCTTCCGGACGAGAGCGGGTTCGACCTCTGCCGCCGGCTCCGCGCCACCTCCTCGGTCCCGGTCATCATGCTCACCGCCGTGAGCGACCACACGGACCGCGTCGTCGGGCTGGAGATCGGGGCGGACGACTACCTCACGAAGCCCTTCAACTCCCGCGAGCTCCTCGCCCGGATCAAGGCCGTGCTCCGCCGCGGCGAGGGCGGGTCCGCCCCCCGGCCGAAGGACACGCGGCCGATGCTGTCCTTCGGGCGGTGGCGCCTGGACATCACCCGGCGGGAGCTGCGGTCGGACGACAACACGCTGGTCCCGCTCTCCACCGGCGAGTTCGACCTGCTCCTCGCCTTCGCCGAGCACCCGCAGCGGGTGCTGACGCGCGACATCCTGATGGATATCGCGCGCGGCGAGAGCCACGCGGCCTTCGACCGCAGCATCGACGTCCAGGTCAGCCGCCTCCGCCGCAAGCTCGAGGATTCGCCGAAGAGCCCGGAGCTGATCCGCACCATCCGCAACGGCGGCTACATCCTCATGGTCCCGGTGTCCCGGTCATGA
- a CDS encoding ATP-binding protein, translating to MRARRWLGDTMARRFGLTILLAIAATLLMNGIFVALAGVWARPSFDRSGLVDAGAATVRIIEAQPPGIRPALAASAGTADYSVAWSAEPPVEPSARLEGAYRAGTAAFRRVLGDPSRTLLFFHIDNPEVRASPRAEELLRGGMRLFMSVRLTDGSWLTFSAAQRSWGIAKPLRYVLIGLFAGLSTIILATAAACATAAPVERLAAGVRRFGADPRAPAIPLQGPAELRETISAFNDMQAQIRRFVEDRTTMLAAISHDLRTPLTRMRLRGEFIDDPVQQRKLFQDVEEMQGMVDSALAFFRDDAGYEEPTSFDLAELLKTVVDNYGDQGVEIGYEGPAHARWTGRPGALRRVFANLVENAIKHATAPRILLRMTERGAEVTVLDRGPGIDDDKLEQVFLPFRRLSKARQPSTGGMGLGLTSARSIVRAHGGDLTLRNHADGGLQALVVLPQAAA from the coding sequence ATGAGGGCGCGCCGCTGGCTGGGCGACACGATGGCGCGCCGCTTCGGCCTGACGATCCTCCTCGCCATCGCCGCGACGCTCCTCATGAACGGGATCTTTGTCGCCCTGGCTGGGGTCTGGGCCCGCCCCTCCTTCGACCGGAGCGGGCTGGTGGACGCGGGCGCGGCGACGGTGCGGATCATCGAGGCGCAGCCGCCGGGGATCCGCCCCGCCCTCGCCGCCTCGGCGGGCACGGCCGACTACAGCGTCGCCTGGAGCGCGGAGCCGCCGGTGGAGCCGAGCGCGCGCCTCGAGGGCGCGTACCGGGCCGGAACCGCGGCGTTCCGCAGGGTGCTCGGCGATCCCTCCCGGACTCTCCTGTTCTTCCACATCGACAACCCGGAGGTCAGGGCGTCCCCCCGGGCGGAGGAGCTGCTGCGCGGCGGCATGCGGCTCTTCATGAGCGTGCGGCTGACCGACGGCAGCTGGCTGACCTTCTCCGCGGCCCAGCGGAGCTGGGGCATCGCCAAGCCCCTCCGCTACGTCCTGATCGGGCTCTTCGCCGGGCTGTCCACCATCATCCTGGCGACCGCCGCGGCCTGCGCCACGGCGGCGCCGGTGGAGAGGCTGGCGGCCGGCGTGCGGCGGTTCGGCGCTGACCCGCGGGCGCCGGCGATCCCGCTGCAGGGGCCGGCCGAGCTGCGCGAGACGATCAGCGCCTTCAACGACATGCAGGCGCAGATCCGCCGCTTTGTGGAGGACCGCACCACCATGCTGGCCGCCATATCGCACGACCTGCGCACGCCGCTGACCCGCATGCGGCTGCGCGGCGAGTTCATCGACGACCCCGTGCAGCAGCGGAAGCTTTTCCAGGACGTGGAGGAGATGCAGGGCATGGTCGATTCCGCGCTCGCCTTCTTCCGCGACGATGCGGGGTACGAGGAGCCGACGAGCTTCGACCTGGCGGAGCTGCTGAAGACGGTCGTCGACAACTACGGCGACCAGGGCGTCGAGATCGGCTACGAGGGCCCGGCCCATGCGCGCTGGACCGGCCGGCCCGGCGCGCTCCGCCGGGTCTTCGCGAACCTCGTGGAGAACGCCATCAAGCACGCCACGGCGCCCAGGATCCTCCTGCGGATGACGGAGCGCGGCGCCGAGGTGACGGTCCTCGACCGCGGCCCCGGGATCGACGACGACAAGCTGGAGCAGGTGTTCCTGCCCTTCCGGCGCCTCAGCAAGGCCCGCCAGCCGAGCACGGGCGGGATGGGGCTCGGCCTCACCTCGGCGCGCAGCATCGTGCGCGCCCATGGCGGCGACCTCACGCTGCGGAACCATGCCGATGGCGGGCTGCAGGCCCTGGTCGTGCTGCCGCAGGCGGCGGCATGA
- a CDS encoding MFS transporter, which produces MMPSTTPRWPGLPPALLNLRRGETGPVLLAGLLFFLLLTALMLLRPARDALGMERGIESIRWLFIGTALATLAVNPVFGWLVSRLRRLQFIGATYGFFALSLAGFWALLMFAPEATGRGSGQVFYVWSSVFNLFVVMVFWALMADRFTRDQGERLFAPISVGGTLGAIFGPWLTAGLARPLGTPGLLLLAAGFLLLAVAAAWLLVRSSPDRPDPAAPPTFPDEAERVGGSAWAGLRAVLRSRYLTGIAAYVLLMTVVATTIYFTRLQMVAAVSDSVDARAAILGSIDMWTQIAVLVLQLTLTGRIIRRFGLGAALAILPAVTVLGFLGLALYGSFLVLVLLEATTRAVQRGITRPAREALFTAVDREDKYKAKALIDTFVYRAGDVVGAQTEGLLGRLGLTLAGLVGVVVPLALVWAALGLWLGRARMRRAGPPAAAATEDRTTHAGAVAAS; this is translated from the coding sequence ATGATGCCGTCCACGACGCCGCGCTGGCCGGGCCTGCCGCCGGCCCTGCTCAACCTCCGCCGAGGGGAGACCGGGCCGGTGCTGCTCGCCGGGCTGCTGTTCTTCCTCCTGCTCACGGCGCTGATGCTGCTGCGGCCCGCGCGGGACGCGCTGGGGATGGAGCGCGGGATCGAGAGCATACGCTGGCTGTTCATCGGGACCGCCCTGGCGACGCTGGCGGTGAACCCGGTCTTCGGCTGGCTCGTCAGCCGCCTGCGGCGGCTGCAGTTCATCGGCGCCACCTACGGCTTCTTCGCGCTGAGCCTCGCGGGCTTCTGGGCCCTGCTGATGTTCGCGCCGGAGGCGACCGGCCGGGGCAGCGGCCAGGTGTTCTACGTCTGGTCCAGCGTCTTCAACCTCTTCGTCGTCATGGTCTTCTGGGCGCTGATGGCGGACCGTTTCACCCGCGACCAGGGCGAGCGGCTCTTCGCCCCGATCTCGGTCGGCGGCACGCTCGGCGCCATCTTCGGGCCCTGGCTCACGGCGGGGCTGGCGCGGCCGCTCGGCACCCCCGGCCTGCTCCTCCTCGCGGCCGGCTTCCTGCTGCTCGCCGTGGCGGCCGCCTGGCTGCTCGTGCGATCGTCCCCGGACCGCCCCGACCCGGCCGCCCCGCCCACCTTCCCGGACGAGGCCGAGCGGGTCGGCGGCAGCGCCTGGGCCGGCCTGCGCGCGGTGCTCCGCTCGCGCTACCTGACGGGCATCGCCGCCTATGTCCTGCTGATGACCGTGGTCGCGACGACCATCTACTTCACCCGCCTGCAGATGGTCGCGGCGGTGTCGGACAGCGTCGATGCGCGCGCCGCGATCCTCGGCAGCATCGACATGTGGACGCAGATCGCGGTGCTGGTGCTGCAGCTCACCCTGACCGGCCGGATCATCAGGCGCTTCGGCCTCGGCGCGGCGCTCGCGATCCTGCCCGCCGTCACCGTGCTCGGCTTCCTCGGGCTGGCGCTCTACGGGTCCTTCCTGGTGCTGGTCCTGCTGGAGGCCACTACCCGCGCGGTGCAGCGCGGCATTACCCGGCCCGCGCGCGAGGCGCTATTCACCGCGGTGGACCGCGAGGACAAGTACAAGGCGAAGGCCCTGATCGACACCTTCGTCTACCGCGCCGGCGACGTCGTCGGTGCCCAGACCGAGGGCCTGCTCGGGCGGCTGGGCCTCACCCTTGCCGGGCTGGTGGGCGTGGTCGTGCCGCTGGCGCTGGTCTGGGCCGCGCTCGGGCTCTGGCTCGGCCGCGCGCGGATGCGGCGCGCCGGGCCGCCGGCGGCCGCGGCGACGGAGGACCGGACGACGCACGCCGGCGCCGTGGCCGCTTCGTGA